From Streptomyces fungicidicus, one genomic window encodes:
- a CDS encoding DUF47 domain-containing protein encodes MRFRLTPRETSFYDMFAASADNIVTGSKLLMELLGADPSARAEIAERMRAAEHAGDDATHAIFHQLNSSFITPFDREDIYSLASSLDDIMDFMEEAVDLVVLYSIEELPKGVEQQIEVLARAAELTAEAMPHLRTMENLTEYWIEVNRLENQADQIHRKLLAHLFNGKYDAIEVLKLKQVVDVLEEAADAFEHVANTVETIAVKES; translated from the coding sequence GTGCGCTTTCGTCTGACCCCCAGGGAGACGAGCTTCTACGACATGTTCGCCGCGTCCGCGGACAACATCGTCACGGGCTCGAAACTCCTGATGGAACTGCTCGGGGCGGACCCCTCCGCCAGGGCCGAGATCGCAGAGCGTATGCGGGCCGCGGAACACGCCGGTGACGACGCCACGCATGCGATCTTCCACCAGCTGAACTCCTCGTTCATCACGCCGTTCGACCGTGAGGACATCTACTCCCTCGCGTCGTCCCTCGACGACATCATGGACTTCATGGAGGAGGCCGTCGACCTGGTCGTCCTCTACAGCATCGAGGAACTGCCCAAGGGCGTCGAGCAGCAGATCGAGGTCCTGGCGCGGGCGGCGGAGCTGACCGCGGAGGCCATGCCGCACCTGCGGACCATGGAGAACCTCACGGAGTACTGGATCGAGGTCAACCGGCTCGAGAACCAGGCCGACCAGATCCACCGCAAGCTGCTGGCCCACCTCTTCAACGGCAAGTACGACGCGATCGAGGTGCTGAAGCTCAAGCAGGTCGTGGACGTACTCGAGGAGGCGGCGGACGCCTTCGAGCACGTGGCGAACACGGTGGAGACCATCGCCGTCAAGGAGTCCTGA
- a CDS encoding metal-sensitive transcriptional regulator, translated as MTTTETGANAPSTPDTTDVTEATGATDVRDVSDTTDIVTDHDRGIHGYHKQKQEHLKRLRRIEGQIRGLQRMVDEDVYCIDILTQVSASTKALQSFALQLLEEHLRHCVADAAVKGGDEIDAKVKEATQAIARMLRT; from the coding sequence ATGACGACCACCGAGACCGGCGCGAACGCGCCCTCCACCCCCGACACGACCGATGTAACGGAAGCAACAGGCGCAACCGACGTGCGGGACGTGTCCGACACGACGGACATCGTGACCGATCACGACCGCGGCATCCACGGCTACCACAAGCAGAAGCAGGAACACCTCAAGCGCCTTCGCCGCATCGAGGGACAGATCCGCGGTCTGCAGCGGATGGTCGACGAGGACGTCTACTGCATCGACATACTCACCCAGGTGTCCGCCTCCACCAAGGCCCTGCAGTCGTTCGCGCTGCAGCTGCTGGAGGAGCACCTGCGCCACTGCGTCGCGGACGCGGCCGTCAAGGGCGGCGACGAGATCGACGCGAAGGTCAAGGAAGCCACGCAGGCCATCGCCCGGATGCTGCGGACCTGA
- a CDS encoding phosphatase PAP2 family protein — MAGLADSGSNPDVDLLYDINGLAKDAPPWFDRIMEFVGEYGLLFAMVLLVLWCWWGVRRRGGEDAAPSVAALAWAPLAAGVAVLVNVPIRGFVERPRPFNDHQGLEVLVQGKTDYSFVSDHATITMALAVGLFVANRKFGLVGLVIALLEGFCRVYMGVHYPTDVVGGLALGTAVALLLSPLAMALLTPLTRAIERSPRAGWLITARGRHHVEEGRVAPGARNGAQGTSEERDLAA; from the coding sequence ATGGCTGGACTCGCCGATTCCGGGTCGAACCCCGACGTCGACCTGCTCTATGACATCAATGGCCTCGCCAAGGACGCGCCGCCGTGGTTCGACCGGATCATGGAGTTCGTCGGCGAGTACGGGCTGCTCTTCGCCATGGTGCTGCTGGTGCTGTGGTGCTGGTGGGGTGTGCGCCGGCGGGGCGGAGAGGACGCGGCGCCGTCCGTCGCCGCCCTGGCGTGGGCGCCGCTCGCGGCCGGTGTCGCGGTGCTGGTGAACGTGCCGATCCGGGGGTTCGTGGAGCGGCCCCGGCCGTTCAACGACCATCAGGGCCTCGAAGTCCTGGTGCAGGGCAAGACCGACTACTCGTTCGTCAGTGACCACGCGACGATCACCATGGCGCTCGCGGTCGGGCTCTTCGTCGCCAACCGGAAGTTCGGGCTCGTCGGGCTCGTGATCGCCCTTCTCGAAGGCTTCTGCCGCGTCTACATGGGCGTGCACTACCCGACGGACGTGGTGGGCGGGCTCGCGCTCGGTACGGCCGTCGCGCTGCTGCTCTCGCCGCTCGCCATGGCGTTGCTGACGCCGCTGACGCGAGCGATCGAGCGGTCCCCGCGGGCCGGGTGGCTCATCACGGCCCGGGGGCGGCACCACGTCGAGGAGGGCCGGGTCGCCCCGGGCGCCCGGAACGGTGCGCAGGGGACCTCCGAGGAACGGGATCTGGCGGCCTGA
- a CDS encoding C40 family peptidase yields the protein MLLVVGVYVVAGNLVNGVGGAGKALAKGSVPAAYQTLVQKWGNLCPAINPALLAAQLYQESGWDPDVVSHADARGIAQFIPGTWAAHGIDGDGDGDRDIWDPNDAIPSAASYDCELAKYVKDVPGDTTNNMLAAYNAGAYRVIKSGGVPAITETQNYVERIRALEESFAAPVGRVDPSRQAAGAIAFAQKKLGTLYLWGGNGTADQGGRFDCSGLTKAAYESVGITLPRVANDQYNAGPHPERSELLPGDLVFFSDDLTNSRAIRHVGIYVGGGYMIDAPRTGAVIRFDPIDTPDYFGATRVTEDGAKALPTTV from the coding sequence ATGCTGCTCGTCGTCGGCGTCTACGTCGTCGCCGGCAACCTCGTCAACGGGGTGGGCGGTGCAGGCAAGGCGCTCGCCAAGGGGTCGGTCCCCGCCGCATACCAGACGCTCGTTCAGAAGTGGGGCAACCTCTGCCCGGCCATCAACCCGGCGTTGCTCGCCGCGCAGCTCTATCAGGAGAGCGGGTGGGACCCGGACGTCGTCAGCCACGCTGACGCGCGGGGCATCGCCCAGTTCATTCCCGGAACCTGGGCTGCCCACGGCATCGACGGGGACGGCGACGGCGACCGTGACATCTGGGACCCGAATGACGCGATTCCATCGGCGGCGTCGTACGACTGCGAACTCGCGAAGTACGTGAAGGACGTACCCGGGGACACAACGAACAACATGCTCGCCGCGTACAACGCCGGTGCATACCGGGTCATCAAGTCGGGCGGGGTACCCGCGATCACCGAGACCCAGAACTACGTCGAGCGGATTCGGGCGTTGGAGGAGAGTTTTGCTGCGCCGGTGGGGCGGGTGGATCCTTCGCGGCAGGCGGCGGGGGCCATCGCGTTTGCGCAGAAGAAGCTCGGGACGCTGTATCTGTGGGGCGGTAACGGTACCGCTGACCAGGGCGGACGGTTCGACTGTTCGGGGCTGACCAAGGCGGCGTACGAGAGTGTGGGGATCACCCTGCCGCGGGTGGCGAACGACCAGTACAACGCGGGGCCGCACCCTGAGCGGAGCGAACTGCTGCCCGGCGATCTGGTGTTCTTCTCGGACGACCTGACCAATTCCCGCGCCATCCGGCATGTGGGCATTTATGTCGGCGGCGGGTACATGATCGACGCGCCCCGGACCGGTGCCGTGATCCGATTCGACCCGATCGACACACCTGACTACTTTGGTGCCACCCGGGTGACCGAAGATGGCGCGAAAGCGCTCCCCACGACCGTGTGA
- a CDS encoding serine/threonine-protein kinase — protein MDALRAQDPARIGAYTVLARLGAGGMGQVYLGRSPGGRLVAIKVIRDEITDHPEALARFRREVETVRLVRSAYTANLIDASLDSSPHWLATEYVSGPTLSKAVGVRGQMPPETCRRLFAALAEGLAAVHGQGVTHRDLKPQNVLLAAQGPQLIDFGIARGVGQTALTEAGSAPGTPGFTAPEVLMRNEVGPAADVFALGATIAYAATGRPPFGVGEAAAVSYRAVHQPIDLSGVEPELAGLIQHCVAKDPAARPRLDEVIARCRVAAALVEDVFYAGLTTLAEAVPTVGDVGLPPQPAQSPTVGLHALPTSPSPYVSGYTPTQANPLVPPGRRRPAWLIAVAAGLVTGVVTAAFVLLSSQGKDDQGTDGKETSGTAQPGVTSKAPTHAGSEEPKIQPPMYVEQTNPSRDYWTGQADSQYGEGACQLPAEERNEHFQFGIAAAGSNEPYTSGQGRISFRLKYAAPEAGESYFVAVSVKPPHEIDPETGRPYEGGLQQNLDLGYTSEPIDLYEGHSSDEISQGVELTYPDDFQKFVRGKKYSDAIPIENDPGDWTVLFLHVQGPKQYASIACHGFVAK, from the coding sequence GTGGACGCACTGCGAGCTCAAGACCCCGCGCGGATAGGCGCGTACACGGTGCTGGCCCGCCTCGGCGCGGGCGGGATGGGGCAGGTGTATCTCGGGCGGTCACCCGGCGGCCGGCTGGTGGCGATCAAGGTGATCCGTGACGAGATCACGGATCATCCGGAGGCGCTCGCCCGGTTCAGACGCGAGGTGGAGACGGTGCGTCTGGTCCGGAGTGCGTACACCGCGAACCTGATAGACGCGTCGCTGGACTCGTCCCCCCACTGGCTGGCGACCGAGTACGTGTCGGGCCCGACGTTGAGCAAGGCGGTGGGGGTGCGCGGGCAGATGCCGCCCGAGACCTGCCGCCGCCTGTTCGCGGCGCTGGCGGAAGGGCTCGCGGCCGTGCACGGGCAGGGGGTCACGCACCGGGACCTCAAGCCCCAGAACGTACTGCTCGCCGCGCAGGGGCCGCAGCTGATCGACTTCGGCATCGCCCGCGGAGTCGGGCAGACGGCACTCACCGAGGCGGGATCCGCCCCGGGCACACCCGGCTTCACCGCGCCCGAGGTGCTGATGCGCAATGAGGTCGGGCCCGCGGCCGATGTGTTCGCGCTCGGGGCGACGATCGCGTACGCCGCGACGGGCAGGCCTCCCTTCGGCGTCGGCGAGGCTGCCGCGGTCAGCTATCGCGCGGTGCACCAGCCAATCGATCTCTCCGGCGTGGAGCCCGAACTGGCGGGGCTGATCCAGCACTGTGTGGCCAAGGACCCGGCGGCGCGCCCGCGACTCGACGAGGTGATCGCTCGATGCCGGGTCGCGGCTGCACTCGTTGAGGACGTGTTCTATGCGGGACTGACGACCTTGGCCGAGGCGGTGCCGACGGTCGGCGATGTCGGCCTACCGCCGCAACCGGCGCAGTCGCCGACGGTGGGACTGCATGCCCTACCGACGTCCCCGTCGCCATACGTTTCCGGCTATACGCCCACACAGGCGAATCCTCTTGTTCCACCGGGGCGGCGTCGTCCCGCCTGGCTCATTGCCGTGGCGGCGGGGTTGGTGACCGGCGTGGTGACGGCGGCGTTCGTCCTGCTATCCAGTCAGGGCAAGGACGATCAAGGCACGGATGGCAAGGAGACGAGCGGGACCGCACAGCCCGGTGTCACGTCGAAGGCCCCCACGCACGCAGGAAGCGAGGAGCCGAAGATCCAGCCGCCGATGTACGTGGAGCAGACGAATCCGTCCCGGGACTACTGGACGGGCCAGGCGGACTCGCAGTACGGCGAAGGCGCCTGCCAGCTGCCCGCGGAGGAGCGTAACGAGCACTTCCAGTTCGGAATCGCGGCAGCGGGTTCCAACGAGCCGTACACCTCGGGCCAAGGGCGTATCTCCTTCCGCCTGAAATACGCAGCGCCAGAGGCGGGGGAGTCCTACTTCGTGGCTGTCTCGGTCAAACCGCCGCACGAGATCGATCCGGAGACCGGCCGGCCGTACGAGGGCGGCCTGCAGCAGAACCTGGACCTGGGCTACACGAGCGAGCCGATCGACCTGTACGAGGGGCACAGCAGCGACGAGATCAGCCAGGGCGTGGAACTGACATACCCCGACGACTTCCAGAAGTTCGTCCGTGGCAAGAAGTACAGCGATGCCATCCCGATCGAGAACGACCCCGGTGACTGGACCGTGCTCTTCCTGCACGTCCAGGGGCCCAAGCAGTACGCCAGTATCGCCTGTCACGGATTTGTCGCGAAGTAG
- a CDS encoding SCO6880 family protein, which translates to MTTESHLSHPITPRRTYLIGRARPNAIVGRNRETGEIALIVVGAFLGMMCGLLVPVLSARIVLLVGFPMLALAAVYVPYKHRTFYKWFEINRSYKRTVRRNVTYRSSAVEAGTRLDGREVEIGPPPGIGRITWLAAPFGPDEIAVLLHADRKTVTAAIEIEGPGVGLRDSEDQEALVDRFGTLLKHVANGDGFVTRIQMLARTLPADPDAHAKDVAVRGDDKSPPWLQQSYDQLQSMVSTSSEQHRAYLVACMHYTRELAAEANTMARAMRSQGGGKVDRDAGLAVVMARELTDICSRLQEADIRVRQPLGQSRLSSLIHSMYDPDHPIDHIQAMTQRNAWPAELDAMEPTYLQAKTRESATRAPWCHATAWVKEWPMTPVGVNFLAPLLVHTPDVIRTVAVTMDLEPTEVAIERMLTEKTNDEAEASRAAKMNRTVDPRDIAAHGRLDQRGEDLASGAAGVNLVGYITVSSRNPEALARDKRTIRASAGKSYLKLEWCDREHHRAFVNTLPFATGIRR; encoded by the coding sequence TTGACGACCGAGTCCCATCTGTCCCATCCGATCACGCCCCGCCGTACGTATCTGATCGGCCGCGCCCGGCCGAACGCGATCGTCGGCCGCAATCGCGAGACCGGAGAGATCGCGCTGATCGTCGTGGGCGCGTTCCTCGGCATGATGTGCGGGCTCCTCGTCCCCGTCCTGTCCGCGCGGATCGTCCTCCTCGTCGGCTTCCCGATGCTGGCGCTGGCCGCGGTGTACGTGCCGTACAAGCACCGCACGTTCTACAAGTGGTTCGAGATCAACCGCAGCTACAAGCGCACCGTGCGCCGCAACGTCACCTACCGCTCCAGCGCCGTCGAGGCCGGCACCCGGCTGGACGGACGCGAGGTGGAGATCGGGCCGCCGCCCGGCATCGGCAGGATCACCTGGCTCGCCGCGCCGTTCGGCCCCGACGAGATCGCCGTACTGCTGCACGCGGACCGCAAGACCGTCACCGCCGCCATCGAGATCGAGGGCCCCGGCGTCGGTCTGCGCGACAGCGAGGACCAGGAGGCCCTCGTCGACCGCTTCGGCACCCTCCTCAAGCACGTCGCCAACGGCGACGGCTTCGTCACCCGCATCCAGATGCTCGCCCGCACCCTGCCCGCCGACCCCGACGCCCACGCCAAGGACGTCGCCGTCCGCGGGGACGACAAGTCGCCGCCGTGGCTGCAGCAGTCGTACGACCAGCTGCAGTCGATGGTGTCGACCAGCAGCGAGCAGCACCGCGCCTACCTCGTCGCCTGCATGCACTACACGCGCGAGCTCGCCGCCGAGGCCAACACCATGGCCCGCGCCATGCGCAGCCAGGGCGGCGGCAAGGTGGACCGGGACGCGGGACTCGCCGTCGTCATGGCCCGTGAGCTGACCGACATCTGCTCCCGGCTCCAGGAGGCCGACATCCGCGTACGGCAGCCGCTCGGCCAGAGCAGACTGTCCTCGCTGATCCACTCCATGTACGACCCGGACCACCCGATCGACCACATCCAGGCGATGACGCAGCGCAACGCCTGGCCGGCCGAGCTGGACGCCATGGAGCCCACCTACCTCCAGGCCAAGACCCGCGAGTCCGCCACCCGCGCCCCCTGGTGCCACGCCACGGCCTGGGTGAAGGAGTGGCCGATGACCCCGGTGGGCGTCAACTTCCTCGCCCCGCTCCTCGTCCACACCCCGGACGTGATCCGCACCGTCGCCGTCACGATGGACCTCGAACCCACCGAGGTCGCCATCGAGCGGATGCTGACCGAGAAGACCAACGACGAGGCCGAGGCGTCCCGCGCCGCCAAGATGAACCGCACCGTCGACCCGCGCGACATCGCCGCCCACGGCCGCCTCGACCAGCGCGGCGAGGACCTCGCCAGCGGCGCGGCCGGCGTCAACCTGGTCGGCTACATCACCGTCTCCTCCCGCAATCCCGAGGCCCTGGCCCGCGACAAGCGGACCATACGGGCGTCGGCCGGAAAGTCGTACCTGAAGCTGGAGTGGTGCGACCGCGAGCACCACCGCGCGTTCGTGAACACACTCCCGTTCGCCACCGGCATTCGAAGGTAG
- a CDS encoding ATP-binding protein, which yields MRDPLSVVTDAFTSFLFGKVETTRLPVRTSTGQAQAVYLPTAAPGLGDSGVIIGREVYSGKGYIYDPFQLYGQQLPAPHWLVLGESGNGKSALEKTYVLRQLRFRDRQVVVLDAQGEDGVGEWNLVAQELGITPIRLDPMAALDHGIRLNPLDPSITTTGQLALLRTIIEVALGHGLDERSGFALKVAHAYVNESVVERQPVLSDIVERLRHPEPESAEAMNVAIDDVRAWGLDVALVLDRLVDGDLRGMFDGPTTVGIDLDAPLIVFDLSHIDRNSIAMPILMAIVGVWLEHTWIRPDRKKRIFLVEEAWHIINSPFVAQLFQRLLKFGRRLGLSFVAVVHHLSDVVDGAAAKEAAAILKMASTRTIYAQKADEARATGRVLGLPRWAVEIIPTLTPGIAVWDVNGNVQVVKHLVTETERPLVFTDRAMTESSADLSDDALRAAEREAEERAAAFVEQHVGDSESTVA from the coding sequence ATGCGGGATCCGCTGTCCGTCGTCACCGACGCCTTCACGTCCTTCCTGTTCGGGAAGGTCGAGACGACACGGCTGCCGGTGCGCACGTCCACGGGCCAGGCACAGGCCGTGTACCTGCCGACCGCCGCGCCCGGCCTCGGCGACTCCGGCGTCATCATCGGCCGCGAGGTCTACTCCGGCAAGGGCTACATCTACGACCCCTTCCAGCTCTACGGCCAGCAGCTCCCCGCCCCCCACTGGCTGGTCCTCGGGGAGTCCGGGAACGGCAAGTCGGCCCTGGAGAAGACGTACGTCCTGCGGCAGCTGCGTTTCCGCGACCGCCAGGTCGTCGTCCTGGACGCCCAGGGCGAGGACGGCGTCGGCGAGTGGAACCTGGTCGCGCAGGAGCTGGGCATCACCCCCATCCGGCTGGACCCGATGGCCGCCCTCGACCACGGCATCCGGCTCAACCCGCTCGACCCGTCGATCACCACGACCGGCCAGCTCGCCCTGCTGCGCACCATCATCGAGGTCGCGCTGGGGCACGGCCTGGACGAGCGTTCCGGCTTCGCCCTCAAGGTCGCGCACGCCTACGTCAACGAGTCCGTCGTCGAGCGCCAGCCGGTCCTCTCCGACATCGTCGAGCGGCTGCGCCACCCCGAACCCGAGTCGGCGGAGGCGATGAACGTCGCCATAGACGACGTCCGGGCGTGGGGCCTGGACGTCGCCCTGGTCCTGGACCGGCTGGTCGACGGCGACCTGCGCGGCATGTTCGACGGCCCGACCACCGTCGGCATCGACCTGGACGCGCCGCTCATCGTCTTCGACCTGTCCCACATCGACCGCAACTCCATCGCGATGCCGATCCTCATGGCGATCGTCGGCGTGTGGCTGGAGCACACCTGGATCCGCCCCGACCGGAAGAAGCGCATCTTCCTGGTCGAGGAGGCCTGGCACATCATCAACAGCCCCTTCGTCGCCCAGCTGTTCCAGCGGCTGCTGAAGTTCGGACGACGGCTCGGTCTGTCGTTCGTCGCGGTCGTCCACCATCTGTCCGACGTGGTGGACGGGGCGGCGGCGAAGGAGGCCGCGGCCATCCTGAAGATGGCGTCGACCCGGACCATCTACGCCCAGAAGGCCGACGAGGCCAGAGCGACCGGCCGGGTCCTCGGCCTGCCCAGGTGGGCGGTGGAGATCATCCCGACGCTCACCCCCGGCATCGCCGTCTGGGACGTCAACGGCAACGTCCAGGTGGTCAAACACCTGGTCACCGAGACGGAACGCCCACTGGTCTTCACCGACCGCGCGATGACCGAGTCCTCCGCCGACCTCTCCGACGACGCCCTGCGCGCCGCCGAACGGGAGGCGGAGGAGCGGGCGGCGGCCTTCGTGGAACAGCACGTCGGCGACTCCGAATCGACGGTGGCGTAG